The proteins below are encoded in one region of Streptomyces ficellus:
- a CDS encoding Rossmann-like domain-containing protein: protein MSPAQPQSIPELREAVLEGAFGPLPGELAVTSAFYVHHTTRLAGSQVTYRNQYALLRSGDAFGACSFEPGDLTPDFCAEASGHTLDTLIRHESAPVRIAALDAYLGRVRPHRDAEDAETVTLPTGTPEARAGARDAAVAGLLDTAPGAKVALIGVVNPLVAAIRERGGVPLPCDFNLRTTNWGDPVTDDMAEVLAEADAVVATGMTLMNGSFDRILEHCRKHGIPLVVYAQTGSAVARAFLGAGVTGLSAEPFPFSQFSADETALYRYRAERI from the coding sequence ATGTCTCCTGCACAGCCACAGTCCATACCGGAGCTGCGAGAAGCCGTCCTGGAGGGCGCTTTCGGCCCGCTCCCCGGCGAACTGGCCGTCACCAGCGCCTTCTACGTCCACCACACCACCCGGCTGGCCGGGAGCCAGGTCACGTACCGGAACCAGTACGCGCTCCTCCGCTCCGGGGACGCCTTCGGTGCCTGCTCCTTCGAACCCGGCGACCTCACCCCGGACTTCTGCGCCGAAGCCTCCGGGCACACCCTCGACACCCTGATACGGCACGAGTCCGCGCCAGTACGCATCGCCGCGCTCGACGCCTACCTCGGACGGGTGCGGCCGCACCGCGACGCGGAGGACGCCGAGACGGTCACCCTGCCGACCGGTACGCCGGAGGCGCGGGCCGGGGCGAGGGACGCCGCCGTGGCCGGGCTCCTCGACACCGCCCCCGGGGCGAAGGTCGCGCTGATCGGCGTCGTCAACCCACTGGTCGCGGCGATACGCGAGCGGGGCGGCGTCCCCCTGCCCTGCGACTTCAACCTGCGCACCACCAACTGGGGCGACCCCGTCACCGACGACATGGCCGAGGTGCTCGCCGAGGCCGACGCGGTCGTCGCCACCGGCATGACCCTGATGAACGGCAGCTTCGACCGGATCCTGGAGCACTGCCGCAAGCACGGGATCCCGCTGGTGGTGTACGCCCAGACCGGCAGCGCCGTCGCGCGGGCGTTCCTGGGCGCCGGCGTGACCGGGCTGTCCGCCGAGCCGTTCCCCTTCTCCCAGTTCAGCGCGGACGAGACGGCGCTCTACCGGTACCGGGCGGAGCGGATATGA
- a CDS encoding phytanoyl-CoA dioxygenase family protein: MSLPPTPPPSLDEQLARGFVLLPRLLGPVETAALGEAAESVLARVTGRAPAARADVTVWPDGHRLERVDGTTVHWEPEARPPAVRSLSPVTPLHPSLGALWNDERIAAPMRRIVGCERLGGFTSKLNFKRAGVGSEFRWHQDHPFWYCCAGPSARDVATAMVFLDDVTSDNGALEIVPGSHLAGPAPRDRSEPTGLLVDAARTDVSGAVTVEAPAGSVLMFPGLLVHRSGPNRTDRDRRSLLLCFQPAGRPELADLPYRAERLTDLP; the protein is encoded by the coding sequence GTGTCCCTGCCCCCGACCCCACCCCCGTCCCTCGACGAGCAGCTCGCACGCGGCTTCGTCCTCCTGCCACGGCTCCTGGGGCCGGTCGAAACGGCGGCCCTGGGCGAGGCGGCCGAGTCCGTGCTCGCACGGGTGACCGGGAGGGCGCCGGCGGCACGGGCCGACGTCACCGTATGGCCGGACGGGCACCGGCTGGAACGGGTGGACGGCACCACCGTCCACTGGGAACCGGAGGCCCGTCCGCCCGCCGTACGCAGCCTCTCGCCCGTCACCCCACTGCACCCGTCGCTCGGCGCCCTGTGGAACGACGAGCGGATCGCGGCTCCGATGCGCCGGATCGTCGGCTGCGAACGCCTGGGCGGCTTCACATCCAAGCTGAACTTCAAGCGCGCGGGCGTCGGTTCGGAGTTCCGCTGGCACCAGGACCACCCGTTCTGGTACTGCTGCGCCGGCCCCAGCGCGCGGGACGTCGCCACCGCGATGGTCTTCCTCGACGACGTCACCTCCGACAACGGCGCCCTGGAGATCGTGCCGGGCAGCCACCTGGCCGGACCCGCACCGCGTGACCGGTCCGAGCCCACCGGCCTGCTGGTCGACGCCGCGCGCACCGATGTGAGCGGGGCGGTGACCGTGGAGGCTCCGGCCGGGTCGGTGCTGATGTTCCCCGGGCTGCTCGTGCACCGCTCCGGCCCCAACCGGACGGACCGGGACCGGCGTTCGCTGCTGCTGTGCTTCCAGCCGGCCGGGCGCCCGGAACTGGCGGACCTGCCGTACCGCGCCGAGCGGCTGACCGACCTGCCCTGA
- a CDS encoding MFS transporter: protein MSSEPKGPSAAVSTGAAPVPAPSTGTATGTGTGTGTGTVPGDLAMTRVLWPFMLASAVGLVPFTIYSTFLVPLADASGGGVAALGQLRGLGGLAALAVGTALAPLIDRVRREWAAAGGLAVLAVSAALGASGEFLLLAAFCLLVGAGTAVLNPALTAAAADRFDDDAAAGRAATLITATQSLTALLAAPLVALPALVWGWRGDLWAIAALCSVLALYFLLRGRRKPGAEVAGAAERPGYLESFRLLAAVPGVVPLLAIAMLRTAAFMGYLAYLAAFYDERFGLAPGPFALVWTLSGTSFFLGNLLAGRVLSAERSRVPAERLMTLALIVALVALVAVFFARSLWLALPLTALVGAGHATVAACVTTSLVRRCGSLRGAALSVNAAGMSFGVFAGAGLGGVGLALGGFAGTAAALGGLTLVALVLARVAAKSSAGASRTSS, encoded by the coding sequence ATGAGCAGCGAGCCCAAGGGCCCCTCGGCGGCCGTGAGTACCGGCGCGGCACCCGTCCCCGCCCCCAGCACTGGCACTGCCACTGGCACCGGCACCGGCACCGGCACCGGCACCGTGCCCGGTGATCTGGCGATGACCCGTGTCCTGTGGCCGTTCATGCTGGCCTCGGCCGTGGGTCTGGTGCCCTTCACCATCTACAGCACCTTCCTCGTCCCCCTCGCCGACGCGTCCGGCGGCGGTGTGGCCGCGCTGGGTCAGCTGCGTGGTCTGGGCGGCCTGGCCGCCCTCGCCGTGGGCACCGCGCTGGCACCGCTGATCGACCGCGTACGCCGGGAGTGGGCGGCCGCGGGCGGGCTGGCCGTGCTCGCGGTCTCGGCGGCGCTCGGCGCGAGCGGCGAGTTCCTGCTCCTCGCGGCGTTCTGCCTGCTGGTGGGCGCCGGAACGGCCGTACTGAACCCCGCGCTGACCGCGGCCGCGGCCGACCGGTTCGACGATGACGCCGCGGCGGGCCGTGCCGCCACCCTCATCACGGCCACCCAGTCGCTGACCGCGCTCCTCGCCGCGCCGCTCGTGGCGCTGCCGGCCCTGGTGTGGGGTTGGCGGGGAGACCTGTGGGCGATCGCCGCGCTCTGCTCCGTACTGGCTTTGTACTTCCTCCTGCGCGGCCGCCGGAAGCCGGGGGCGGAGGTGGCCGGGGCGGCGGAACGGCCCGGCTATCTGGAGTCGTTCCGGCTCCTGGCGGCCGTGCCCGGCGTCGTCCCGCTCCTCGCGATCGCCATGCTGCGAACGGCCGCGTTCATGGGCTACCTCGCCTATCTCGCCGCCTTCTACGACGAGCGGTTCGGGCTCGCACCCGGCCCCTTCGCACTGGTGTGGACGCTGAGCGGCACGTCCTTCTTCCTGGGCAACCTGCTCGCCGGCCGGGTGTTGAGCGCCGAACGGTCAAGGGTCCCGGCGGAACGCCTGATGACGCTGGCGCTGATCGTGGCCCTGGTCGCGCTGGTCGCCGTCTTCTTCGCCCGTTCGCTCTGGCTGGCCCTGCCCCTGACAGCCCTGGTCGGCGCCGGACACGCGACGGTCGCGGCCTGCGTCACCACGTCGCTCGTACGGCGCTGCGGGTCGCTGCGCGGCGCGGCGCTGAGCGTCAACGCCGCCGGCATGAGCTTCGGCGTCTTCGCGGGCGCCGGCCTGGGCGGCGTGGGCCTGGCCCTCGGCGGCTTCGCCGGCACGGCGGCGGCGCTCGGCGGACTCACCCTCGTGGCCCTCGTCCTCGCCCGCGTCGCGGCCAAGTCGTCGGCAGGGGCTTCGCGTACGTCCTCGTGA
- a CDS encoding VOC family protein codes for MQITASTVSLTVDDVTASQRFFTAHLGYVEQAAAEGFASLSRDDAAMDVVLLARGTEVLPADQRDQRASGLILAFTTTGIDTEEKRLRAEGVEITMPLREEPWGERLFQVTDPNGVIVQFVEWVTPTA; via the coding sequence TTGCAGATCACCGCGTCCACCGTCTCGCTCACCGTCGACGACGTCACCGCGTCCCAGCGGTTCTTCACCGCCCACCTCGGCTACGTCGAGCAGGCCGCCGCCGAGGGATTCGCCTCCCTGTCGCGGGACGACGCCGCGATGGACGTCGTCCTGCTCGCACGCGGCACCGAAGTGCTGCCGGCCGACCAGCGCGATCAGCGCGCCTCCGGCCTGATCCTCGCCTTCACCACCACCGGCATCGACACCGAGGAGAAGCGGCTGCGCGCCGAGGGCGTCGAGATCACCATGCCGCTGCGCGAGGAACCCTGGGGAGAGCGCCTCTTCCAGGTCACCGACCCGAACGGCGTGATCGTCCAGTTCGTCGAGTGGGTCACGCCGACCGCCTAG
- a CDS encoding serine/threonine-protein kinase, translating into MRSTTEVFQPLHADDPPVVAGYRLAARLGAGGMGRVYLSHTPGGRPVAIKVVRPELADDPAFRRRFRREVEAARRVRGAYTAELVDADTDGVPPWLATLYVPGPSLTEAVARRGPLPVSAVLWLMAGVAEALQAVHAAGIVHRDLKPSNVLLAADGPRVIDFGISIAAGLSSHTATGSTVGTPHFMAPEQAVAGEVTPATDVFALGQTAAFAALGEPLYGDGIAPVVLYRIVHEEPDLTLLPEPLRPLIARCLATDPGERATLAEVVEWCRRQLDADADADAADADTGTGARTGADAGAGPAVWREVTGPEAAVPQPVPTPVDPSTAAPTLLLSPARRRATRRRTALITVAAVTAGALVLTGLTWLAGDRFGLRERAAGAPASTPGPTKSAPAETPRSGNPASGNPASGVPRASKPAPNALAASGADVLSPVWLDEKNSLNLREPRLPKDRRGEIRLDCEDDTDCALRSDTSVFVQLFNGKTASLAACRHLLTGATGSEYRTWSLAAADAGTQLCVKNAAGDIAALTIQVKQTALREAAFLQLGMYVWEDAA; encoded by the coding sequence ATGCGCAGTACCACCGAGGTGTTCCAGCCGCTCCATGCGGACGACCCTCCCGTCGTTGCCGGATACCGCCTCGCGGCCCGGCTCGGCGCGGGGGGCATGGGGCGGGTGTACCTGTCGCACACCCCCGGCGGCCGCCCGGTGGCGATCAAGGTGGTGCGGCCCGAGCTGGCCGACGACCCGGCCTTCCGGCGGCGGTTCCGCCGGGAGGTGGAGGCCGCCCGCCGGGTCAGGGGCGCCTACACCGCGGAACTCGTCGACGCCGACACCGACGGCGTACCGCCCTGGCTCGCCACGCTGTACGTGCCCGGGCCGTCCCTCACCGAAGCCGTCGCCCGGCGTGGTCCGCTGCCGGTGTCGGCCGTGCTGTGGCTGATGGCCGGCGTGGCGGAGGCGCTCCAGGCGGTCCACGCCGCGGGGATCGTTCACCGGGACCTCAAGCCGTCCAACGTCCTGCTGGCCGCCGACGGGCCGCGGGTGATCGACTTCGGTATATCGATCGCCGCCGGCCTCTCGTCCCACACCGCCACCGGATCCACCGTCGGTACGCCCCACTTCATGGCCCCCGAGCAGGCGGTCGCCGGTGAGGTCACCCCGGCGACCGACGTCTTCGCCCTGGGGCAGACGGCCGCCTTCGCGGCGCTGGGTGAACCGCTGTACGGGGACGGCATCGCGCCCGTCGTGCTGTACCGGATCGTGCACGAGGAACCCGACCTGACTCTGCTGCCCGAGCCGTTGCGCCCGCTGATCGCCCGGTGCCTGGCGACCGATCCCGGGGAGCGGGCCACCTTGGCGGAGGTCGTCGAGTGGTGCCGACGACAACTGGACGCCGACGCCGACGCCGACGCCGCCGACGCGGACACCGGCACGGGTGCGAGAACAGGCGCCGACGCGGGCGCCGGGCCGGCCGTCTGGCGCGAGGTCACCGGACCCGAGGCGGCCGTGCCGCAACCGGTGCCCACCCCCGTGGACCCGTCGACCGCGGCCCCCACGCTGTTGCTGAGCCCCGCCCGGCGCAGGGCGACCCGACGGCGTACCGCGCTGATCACGGTCGCCGCCGTGACGGCGGGCGCACTGGTGCTGACGGGCCTCACCTGGCTCGCCGGGGACCGGTTCGGCCTGCGCGAGCGAGCCGCGGGCGCACCCGCTTCGACACCCGGTCCGACGAAGTCCGCACCGGCCGAGACGCCGCGGTCCGGCAACCCCGCCTCCGGTAACCCCGCCTCCGGCGTCCCCCGGGCGTCCAAGCCGGCCCCCAACGCCCTCGCGGCGTCGGGCGCCGACGTGCTGTCCCCGGTGTGGCTGGACGAGAAGAACTCCCTGAACCTGCGTGAGCCGAGGCTTCCCAAGGACCGCAGGGGTGAGATCCGCCTCGACTGCGAGGACGACACGGACTGCGCGCTGCGGAGCGACACCAGCGTGTTCGTGCAGCTGTTCAACGGGAAGACCGCCTCCCTCGCCGCCTGCCGTCACCTCCTCACCGGCGCCACCGGCTCCGAGTACCGCACCTGGTCGCTCGCGGCGGCGGACGCCGGCACCCAGCTCTGCGTCAAGAACGCTGCCGGCGACATCGCGGCCCTCACCATCCAGGTCAAGCAGACGGCCCTACGGGAAGCCGCCTTCCTGCAACTGGGCATGTACGTCTGGGAGGACGCGGCCTGA
- a CDS encoding pyridoxal-phosphate dependent enzyme, whose amino-acid sequence MHAHIAEAVKVPDVVTVPPGAICLRFETMKLYSALGAVRHLLETGQVEPGDTLVDSSSGIYAHALALACHRYGLNCHIVGSTTVDRTLRVQLEILGATLEQVRPSRNLRLDQNLRVERIGELLRENPHYHWMRQYHDSIHYLGYRDVADLIRKEVPEGPLSLVGGVGTGASTGAIATYLRETGRDVKLIGVQPFGSVTFGAEHVSDPDMIIAGIGSSIPFQNVRHDLYDRIHWVNFDYAMSGAVELLRVSGIFAGLSAGAAYLATLWERERERGRERERERERGRVRGRDADRTYVFLAADTGHRYVDSAYAHHAGAKGLGALLPHEVTTQDELRHPWSAMDWPPADSALLRGAPVLVAESA is encoded by the coding sequence ATGCACGCGCACATAGCCGAGGCCGTCAAGGTACCGGACGTGGTGACCGTCCCACCGGGGGCGATCTGTCTGCGCTTCGAGACCATGAAGCTCTACTCGGCGCTCGGCGCCGTACGCCACCTGCTGGAGACGGGGCAGGTGGAGCCCGGTGACACCCTGGTCGACAGTTCCAGCGGCATCTACGCCCACGCGCTCGCCCTGGCCTGCCACCGCTACGGCCTGAACTGCCACATCGTCGGCTCCACGACCGTGGACCGCACCCTGCGCGTCCAGCTGGAGATCCTCGGCGCCACGCTCGAACAGGTCCGGCCGTCCAGGAACCTGCGCCTGGACCAGAACCTCCGTGTCGAGCGGATCGGCGAACTGCTGCGCGAGAACCCGCACTACCACTGGATGCGGCAGTACCACGACTCCATCCACTACCTCGGCTACCGCGACGTCGCCGACCTCATCCGCAAGGAGGTCCCCGAGGGCCCCCTGTCGCTCGTCGGCGGTGTCGGCACCGGCGCGTCCACCGGCGCCATCGCCACGTACCTGCGGGAGACGGGGCGTGACGTGAAGCTCATCGGCGTACAGCCGTTCGGCAGCGTCACCTTCGGCGCCGAGCACGTGTCCGACCCGGACATGATCATCGCAGGTATCGGCAGCTCCATCCCGTTCCAGAACGTCCGGCACGACCTGTACGACCGCATCCACTGGGTCAACTTCGACTACGCCATGTCCGGCGCCGTCGAACTCCTGCGGGTCAGTGGCATCTTCGCCGGCCTGTCGGCGGGCGCCGCGTACCTGGCCACACTCTGGGAGCGGGAGCGGGAGCGGGGGCGTGAACGGGAGCGTGAACGGGAACGCGGGCGGGTTCGGGGGCGGGACGCCGACCGGACGTACGTGTTCCTGGCCGCCGACACGGGCCACCGCTACGTCGACAGCGCCTACGCCCACCATGCCGGGGCCAAGGGCCTCGGCGCGTTGCTCCCCCACGAGGTGACGACGCAGGACGAGCTCCGGCACCCCTGGTCCGCCATGGACTGGCCGCCCGCCGACAGCGCGCTGTTGCGCGGGGCGCCCGTGCTGGTGGCCGAGTCGGCCTAG